The following proteins come from a genomic window of Sorex araneus isolate mSorAra2 chromosome 1, mSorAra2.pri, whole genome shotgun sequence:
- the AIF1L gene encoding allograft inflammatory factor 1-like — protein sequence MALTLGSRFQGGKAFGLLKARQDRRLAEINREFLCDQKYSDEEDLPEKLEAFKEKYMEFDLNNEGEIDLMSLKRMMEKLGVPRTHLEMKKMMAEVTGGGRDTISYRDFVNMMLGKRSAVLKLVMMFEGKASDSDPKPTGPPPERDIASLP from the exons ATGGCCCTGACGCTCGGCAGCAGGTTCCAAG GAGGGAAGGCGTTCGGCTTGCTCAAGGCGCGGCAGGACCGGAGGCTGGCGGAGATCAACCGG GAATTCCTCTGTGACCAGAAGTACAGCGATGAGGAAGACCTGCCGGAGAAGCTCGAGGCCTTCAAAG AGAAGTACATGGAGTTCGACCTGAACAACGAGGGCGAGATTG ACCTGATGTCTCTGAAGAGGATGATGGAGAAGCTGGGGGTGCCCCGCACCCACCTGGAGATGAAGAAGATGATGGCGGAGGTGACGGGTGGCGGCAGAGACACCATTTCCTACCGGGACTTCGTGAACATGATGCTGGGGAAACGGTCGGCCGTGCTCAAGCT AGTCATGATGTTTGAAGGAAAAGCCAGCGACAGTGACCCCAAGCCCACCGGGCCCCCGCCCGAGAGAGACATTGCCAGCCTGCCCTGA